One genomic region from Lysobacterales bacterium encodes:
- the thrS gene encoding threonine--tRNA ligase, protein MLHITLPDGSRREFEGPVSVGEVAASIGAGLAKAALAGKVDGRLVDTSHRISTDASLEIITDKHPDALEILRHSTAHLLAQAVQRLYPGAQVTIGPVIDNGFYYDFAYERPFTPDDLPKIEAEMQKIVTEKLAVSRTVKSRDEAITFFRGLGELYKAEIIESIPASEDLSLYSQGEFTDLCRGPHVPGTDKLRAFKLMKVAGAYWRGDSNNQMLSRIYGTAWLNDKDLKAYLHQLEEAEKRDHRRIAKQLDLFHQQEEAPGMVFWHPRGWTLWQTVEQYMRGVYKASGYQEVRCPQILDVSLWKKSGHWDNYKENMFFTESEKRTYAVKPMNCPGHVQIFNSGLHSYRDLPIRYGEFGGCHRNEPSGALHGIMRVRAFTQDDGHIFCTEDQIEAEVTAFHQQAMAVYRDFGFEDISLKIALRPDSRLGDDTTWDKAENALRAALGSCGVHWEELPGEGAFYGPKIEYHMRDSIGRGWQVGTMQVDFMMPGRLGAEYVDETSTRRHPAMLHRAIVGSMERFIGILIEHHAGLFPLWLAPVQAVVMNITDAQGDYVREVTQALVQQGFRVQSDLRNEKIGYKIREHTLQKIPYLLVVGDREKEEGLVAVRARSGEDLGSMKLSELIERLRAENGPTARDKV, encoded by the coding sequence ATGCTCCACATCACGCTCCCCGACGGCAGCCGCCGTGAGTTCGAAGGCCCGGTGTCCGTGGGCGAGGTCGCTGCCAGCATCGGCGCCGGTCTCGCCAAGGCGGCACTGGCCGGCAAGGTCGACGGCAGGCTCGTCGACACCAGCCACCGCATCTCAACCGATGCCTCGCTGGAGATCATCACCGACAAGCATCCCGACGCGCTGGAGATCCTGCGCCATTCGACCGCGCATCTGCTCGCGCAGGCCGTGCAGCGTCTGTATCCGGGCGCGCAGGTCACGATCGGCCCGGTGATCGACAACGGCTTCTACTACGACTTCGCTTACGAGCGCCCGTTTACGCCGGACGACCTGCCGAAGATCGAAGCCGAGATGCAGAAGATCGTCACGGAGAAGCTCGCCGTGAGCCGCACGGTCAAGTCGCGCGACGAAGCGATCACCTTCTTCCGAGGCTTGGGCGAGCTCTACAAGGCCGAGATCATCGAGTCGATTCCGGCCAGCGAAGACCTTTCGCTGTACTCGCAGGGCGAGTTCACCGACCTCTGCCGCGGCCCGCACGTGCCGGGCACCGACAAGCTGCGCGCCTTCAAGCTGATGAAGGTCGCCGGCGCCTACTGGCGCGGTGATTCCAACAACCAGATGCTGTCGCGCATCTACGGCACGGCCTGGCTGAACGACAAGGATCTCAAGGCCTACCTGCACCAGCTGGAAGAGGCTGAGAAGCGCGATCACCGCCGCATCGCCAAGCAGCTGGACCTGTTCCACCAGCAGGAGGAAGCGCCCGGCATGGTGTTCTGGCACCCGCGCGGCTGGACGCTCTGGCAGACAGTCGAGCAGTACATGCGCGGCGTCTACAAGGCCTCGGGCTACCAGGAGGTGCGCTGCCCGCAGATCCTCGACGTCTCGCTGTGGAAGAAGTCCGGCCACTGGGACAACTACAAGGAGAACATGTTCTTCACCGAGTCCGAGAAGCGGACCTATGCGGTGAAGCCCATGAACTGCCCGGGCCACGTGCAGATCTTCAATTCCGGCCTGCACAGCTACCGCGACCTGCCGATCCGCTACGGCGAGTTCGGCGGCTGCCATCGCAACGAGCCCTCCGGTGCCCTCCACGGCATCATGCGCGTGCGCGCCTTCACCCAGGACGACGGGCACATCTTCTGCACCGAAGACCAGATCGAAGCCGAGGTCACCGCCTTCCATCAGCAGGCGATGGCGGTTTACCGCGACTTCGGTTTCGAGGACATCTCGCTCAAGATCGCCCTGCGCCCGGATTCACGCCTGGGCGACGACACCACCTGGGACAAAGCCGAGAACGCTTTGCGCGCCGCACTCGGCAGCTGCGGCGTGCACTGGGAGGAGCTGCCCGGCGAGGGTGCCTTCTACGGGCCGAAGATCGAGTACCACATGCGCGACTCGATCGGTCGCGGCTGGCAGGTCGGCACCATGCAGGTCGACTTCATGATGCCCGGCCGCCTGGGCGCGGAGTATGTCGACGAGACCAGCACGCGCCGGCATCCGGCGATGCTGCACAGGGCCATCGTCGGCTCGATGGAGCGCTTCATCGGCATCCTGATCGAGCATCACGCCGGCCTGTTCCCGCTGTGGCTGGCGCCGGTGCAGGCGGTGGTGATGAACATCACCGATGCCCAGGGAGACTATGTCCGCGAGGTGACCCAAGCCCTTGTCCAGCAAGGCTTCCGGGTTCAGTCCGACTTGAGAAACGAAAAGATCGGTTATAAGATTCGCGAGCATACCCTGCAGAAGATTCCCTACCTCCTGGTCGTGGGCGACCGCGAAAAAGAGGAAGGGCTCGTCGCAGTGCGCGCGCGTTCTGGCGAAGATCTGGGCAGCATGAAACTGTCCGAGCTGATCGAGCGACTGCGCGCGGAGAACGGACCCACCGCTCGCGACAAGGTGTGA